A window of Alkalispirochaeta americana contains these coding sequences:
- the ptsP gene encoding phosphoenolpyruvate--protein phosphotransferase produces MTELNGIAASPGIAIGTVYVYRDDIPRIPRYRISEEQLETERTRLEEAVARAGSDIEAIQSENGDDLEGDERTILDSHLLMLRDPSFLDSLKHRMEQELLNIEWILSRTVKEMMNKLSTAGDAYLRERTSDILDVAKRILNHLLDRSRPELADLDEEVVLVTHDLMPSDAVAMNKRMVQAIAMDAGGKTSHTAILARSFEIPAVLGLETISRTLSGGEKIIVDGNHGVVIVDPDAATLQRYARLQGEWQEHEVQLMRLNALPAETTDGKLISLKGNIEVPEEVEGVGNHGADGIGLYRSEFLFLGTAQLPSEEQQYRAYYRVLEAMAGKPVTIRTLDVGGDKVSEQIRARDEKNPILGWRAIRVCLSEVEVFRTQLRALLRASVHGQLRIMFPMISGVMELTRAMEILDEVRQELRDQEIPFNEDIPVGIMIEVPSAALTTDILAKKVDFFSIGTNDLIQYTVAVDRGNERVAYLYEPFHPGVLRLIKIVIDSAHAEGISVAMCGEMAGDPVASMVLLGLGLDEFSMSSAGIPEVKRIIRSVSMAEAEELAGNVMEMRSSAEIDREVRTYMQERFALF; encoded by the coding sequence ATGACAGAACTCAATGGTATCGCTGCATCCCCGGGGATCGCGATCGGCACAGTCTATGTCTATCGTGACGACATTCCTCGCATTCCCCGCTATCGGATTAGTGAGGAGCAACTGGAGACGGAACGGACCCGCCTGGAAGAAGCTGTTGCCCGGGCCGGTTCGGACATAGAGGCGATACAGTCAGAAAACGGTGATGATCTCGAGGGAGACGAGCGGACAATTCTCGATTCGCACCTCTTGATGCTCCGGGATCCCTCTTTCCTGGATTCCCTGAAGCACCGCATGGAGCAGGAGCTCCTGAACATTGAGTGGATTCTTTCACGGACCGTCAAGGAAATGATGAACAAGCTCAGCACCGCCGGTGATGCCTACCTGCGGGAGCGCACCTCCGACATCCTTGACGTGGCAAAGCGGATTCTTAATCATCTTCTTGACCGAAGTCGGCCCGAACTGGCCGATCTCGACGAAGAGGTAGTGCTGGTAACCCATGATCTGATGCCCTCCGATGCCGTCGCCATGAACAAGCGTATGGTCCAGGCGATCGCCATGGATGCCGGGGGGAAGACATCCCACACAGCTATTCTTGCGCGCAGTTTCGAGATTCCCGCAGTATTGGGACTGGAGACGATCTCCCGGACCCTTTCGGGAGGAGAAAAAATCATTGTCGACGGAAACCACGGGGTGGTAATCGTTGATCCCGATGCGGCGACTCTCCAGCGCTACGCCCGCCTCCAGGGCGAGTGGCAGGAGCACGAAGTACAGCTCATGCGGCTCAATGCCCTTCCGGCAGAGACGACCGATGGCAAGCTGATCTCCCTGAAAGGAAACATCGAGGTTCCCGAGGAGGTCGAGGGCGTGGGAAACCACGGCGCCGACGGGATCGGGTTATACCGCTCGGAGTTTCTTTTCCTGGGAACGGCCCAACTCCCTTCGGAAGAGCAGCAATACCGGGCCTACTACCGCGTTCTGGAGGCCATGGCGGGAAAACCTGTCACCATTCGGACCCTCGATGTGGGCGGCGACAAGGTGTCGGAGCAGATCCGTGCCAGGGATGAAAAAAATCCCATTCTGGGGTGGCGGGCAATCAGGGTCTGCCTGAGCGAGGTTGAAGTCTTCCGGACCCAGCTTCGAGCGCTCCTGCGGGCCAGTGTTCACGGGCAGTTGCGGATCATGTTCCCCATGATCTCGGGGGTCATGGAGCTCACCCGGGCTATGGAGATCCTTGATGAAGTGCGGCAGGAGCTGCGGGATCAGGAGATTCCCTTCAACGAGGATATCCCCGTGGGGATCATGATCGAGGTGCCCTCGGCAGCGCTGACCACGGACATCCTGGCCAAGAAGGTGGATTTCTTCTCGATCGGCACCAACGATCTTATCCAGTACACCGTGGCGGTTGACCGTGGAAACGAACGCGTGGCGTACCTCTATGAACCTTTTCATCCCGGGGTTCTTCGGCTCATCAAAATCGTGATCGACAGTGCCCATGCCGAGGGTATCTCTGTAGCCATGTGCGGTGAGATGGCGGGCGATCCCGTGGCCTCGATGGTTCTGCTGGGGTTGGGCCTGGACGAGTTCAGCATGAGTTCTGCCGGAATCCCCGAGGTAAAGCGGATCATCCGGTCCGTTTCCATGGCCGAGGCTGAGGAACTGGCCGGGAACGTCATGGAAATGCGCAGCTCCGCCGAGATCGATCGGGAAGTTCGAACGTACATGCAGGAGCGGTTTGCCCTCTTTTAG
- a CDS encoding GerMN domain-containing protein — MARSRGSNRPHLGVIFWIAAILFISILLMFKLPSIREVLENTGFVEVVFENGPSREPSDGERSRRDEAVREEAPLRDTTDPSALQDLLVPGSPSPSGEEDAPVAEAPRDKATDKATEDAPQQVLEVSPPPQPTEEERPVRTSQSRVYFIRVTDDGRIRAEAVSRSGPATRSPLTKALETLISGPTAEDLDKGLLTLLPEGTRLLSARVEGGVAYLSFNEAFRFNSLGVEGHLAQLQQVVLTATTFSTVEAVQILIEGQQMDYLSGDGVYIGRPLRPGDFRG; from the coding sequence ATGGCACGATCACGAGGTTCCAACCGCCCCCATCTGGGAGTCATCTTCTGGATTGCGGCGATTTTATTTATATCAATACTGCTGATGTTCAAGCTTCCCTCGATTCGCGAGGTCCTGGAAAACACAGGGTTTGTGGAGGTCGTCTTTGAGAACGGTCCGTCCCGGGAGCCTTCCGATGGCGAGAGATCTCGCCGCGACGAGGCGGTCCGTGAAGAGGCTCCTCTCCGGGATACCACCGATCCTTCCGCACTGCAGGACCTTCTTGTGCCGGGATCTCCTTCTCCATCCGGGGAGGAGGATGCTCCCGTAGCAGAAGCCCCCCGCGACAAGGCAACAGACAAGGCAACAGAAGACGCGCCGCAGCAGGTCCTGGAGGTATCACCGCCGCCCCAACCCACGGAAGAGGAGCGGCCCGTCAGGACAAGCCAGAGCCGGGTCTATTTTATTCGGGTCACCGACGACGGACGAATCAGGGCCGAAGCAGTTTCGCGATCGGGACCGGCCACCAGGAGCCCCCTCACCAAAGCGCTGGAGACCCTTATCAGCGGTCCCACCGCCGAAGATCTCGACAAGGGCCTTCTGACGCTCCTTCCCGAAGGAACACGGCTTCTCTCGGCTCGTGTGGAGGGAGGAGTAGCCTACCTGAGTTTTAACGAGGCCTTCCGCTTTAATTCACTGGGAGTGGAGGGGCATCTGGCACAACTTCAGCAGGTGGTTCTCACGGCCACCACGTTTTCCACCGTCGAGGCTGTACAGATTCTTATTGAGGGCCAGCAGATGGATTACCTCAGCGGTGATGGTGTCTATATCGGAAGGCCCCTGAGACCGGGAGATTTTCGCGGGTAA
- a CDS encoding TlyA family RNA methyltransferase: MARRISLLDALCRQYPSESRDYLYRCIMCGEVRRGDQKITNPREPVGRDDSFLITRARFVSRGGEKLEAALSAWGIVPSGRRWVDAGASTGGFTDCLLQQGASLVHAVDVGYNQLDYRLRSDPRVQVYERTNIRDLQVLSPRPHAAVCDLSFRSLRGVLGHLLDLTLEGWAVALLKPQFEAAAEVRWGRRDPADTRSGVLCGALRDQVVSQVIVSLEREEGVCVLRRLASPLPGRQGNREELLLVGRVERDYPRKSPGLRGLPI, from the coding sequence GTGGCGCGACGAATCTCCCTCCTGGACGCTCTGTGCCGCCAATACCCCTCTGAATCCCGGGATTATCTCTACCGTTGCATTATGTGCGGGGAGGTTCGCCGGGGTGATCAGAAGATAACAAATCCCCGTGAACCGGTGGGGCGGGATGATTCCTTCCTCATCACCCGAGCCCGTTTCGTCTCACGGGGTGGCGAAAAACTGGAAGCTGCTCTCTCCGCCTGGGGCATAGTCCCCTCGGGTCGGCGCTGGGTCGACGCCGGGGCCAGTACCGGAGGGTTCACGGACTGTCTCCTTCAGCAGGGGGCCTCCCTGGTTCATGCCGTGGATGTGGGATACAACCAGCTGGATTACCGCCTCCGGAGCGACCCCCGCGTTCAGGTTTATGAGCGAACTAACATCCGTGACCTCCAGGTTCTGTCTCCCCGGCCCCACGCTGCAGTGTGCGACCTTTCCTTTCGAAGCCTTCGGGGCGTTCTGGGTCATCTTCTTGATCTTACTCTGGAAGGGTGGGCCGTGGCATTGCTCAAACCCCAGTTCGAAGCGGCCGCCGAGGTTCGCTGGGGTCGCAGGGATCCTGCCGATACCCGGTCGGGAGTGCTGTGCGGGGCGCTTCGCGATCAAGTGGTTTCCCAGGTGATCGTCTCTCTGGAGCGTGAAGAAGGAGTGTGCGTGCTGCGCCGCCTCGCCAGCCCCCTTCCTGGAAGACAGGGAAACCGCGAAGAATTGCTCCTGGTAGGGCGGGTTGAGCGGGATTACCCGCGAAAATCTCCCGGTCTCAGGGGCCTTCCGATATAG
- a CDS encoding TIGR00282 family metallophosphoesterase: protein MRILILGDIIGQPGMRAVVSALKSLTRRYRADFVVVNGENAADGFGINQELADQLFRAGAQAITTGNHVWHDPGVAQLLENRPEVLRPDNYPKGAPGSGVFVSEGRQGRVAVVNLQGRDRMPAIDCPFRRFREIRKTLGNNLDALIVDFHAETTSEKEAFGRFVDGDASVIYGTHTHIQTADERLLPGGTAYITDVGACLAEQSVIGFNPAVSTRRALTQLPLRNEVAQGTAVIHGLCVETEKGGLKAVSVERVQFRSLV from the coding sequence ATGAGAATATTGATTCTCGGTGATATCATTGGTCAGCCCGGTATGCGGGCCGTGGTGAGTGCTCTCAAGAGCCTCACCCGCCGCTATCGGGCAGATTTTGTTGTGGTCAACGGGGAGAACGCCGCTGATGGCTTCGGAATTAATCAGGAGCTGGCCGATCAGCTCTTCCGGGCCGGGGCTCAGGCGATAACCACGGGAAACCACGTCTGGCACGATCCCGGGGTGGCCCAGCTTCTGGAAAACCGTCCCGAGGTCCTTCGGCCTGACAACTACCCCAAGGGTGCTCCCGGAAGCGGCGTCTTCGTGAGTGAGGGGCGTCAGGGCCGGGTGGCCGTGGTGAACCTTCAGGGCCGCGACCGGATGCCTGCCATTGACTGTCCGTTCCGGCGGTTCCGGGAGATTCGCAAAACCCTGGGAAACAACCTGGACGCCCTCATCGTGGATTTTCACGCAGAAACCACCAGTGAGAAGGAAGCCTTCGGCCGCTTTGTCGATGGTGATGCTTCTGTGATCTACGGTACCCATACGCACATTCAGACCGCCGATGAGCGGCTTCTCCCCGGGGGAACAGCCTACATCACCGATGTGGGAGCCTGCCTGGCCGAGCAGAGCGTGATCGGTTTTAACCCCGCCGTGAGTACCCGGCGGGCGCTGACACAGTTGCCTCTGCGTAACGAGGTTGCCCAGGGAACAGCGGTCATTCACGGGCTCTGCGTGGAAACAGAAAAAGGGGGCCTCAAGGCTGTCTCGGTCGAGCGGGTCCAGTTCCGCTCCCTGGTGTAG
- the der gene encoding ribosome biogenesis GTPase Der codes for MHRICIAGRPNVGKSTLFNRLYGKRSAITDSMPGVTRDAISGTVSLGDLTLEVIDTGGIGEGEAQLEQAVCSISRNEIRRADLVLLLVDVTDLTGEDEELIEYVRRCDRPVILVVNKVDNEQRVQDVSEFWRFGLERVVSISAAHGLGMDDLEDAVLEVLGVDPDAPEESSEAREQANDPDHSSADTDDEDSLAGEDGDHPREDPLTRPVRLAILGQPNTGKSSLLNRLVGEERALVSDIAGTTRDTVESRFSYKGTEFNVVDTAGIRRKSRVRESVEYYAVQRALAAIDDAELVVLVIDAVKGLSEQDKKIAARVAERGRGVVVILNKWDLMEDRENALNALTDRIHFLFPVFRHVPILPTSTITGEGVGKMLDMLLHVRGELHRRIDTGPLNQALKRWLEQTPPPSGKRPIKIRYMTQVHANPVRFVLFTNRKKLFPEFYLRYIQNQIRQDFGFRHIPFFVELRE; via the coding sequence ATGCACAGAATATGTATAGCGGGTCGGCCCAACGTGGGAAAATCGACCCTTTTTAATCGCCTGTATGGAAAGCGGTCAGCGATTACCGACAGTATGCCCGGTGTCACCCGGGACGCGATCTCGGGCACCGTCTCCCTGGGGGATCTGACCCTGGAGGTCATTGACACCGGAGGAATCGGCGAGGGCGAGGCCCAGCTTGAGCAGGCAGTCTGCTCGATAAGCCGCAACGAGATCCGCCGGGCCGACCTGGTGCTCCTTTTGGTCGATGTAACTGATCTGACCGGCGAAGACGAGGAATTGATCGAGTACGTTCGCCGGTGCGACCGTCCCGTGATCCTGGTGGTGAACAAGGTCGATAACGAGCAGCGAGTTCAGGATGTATCCGAGTTCTGGCGCTTCGGTCTGGAGCGGGTTGTCTCTATCTCGGCTGCCCACGGCCTGGGCATGGACGATCTTGAAGACGCTGTCCTGGAGGTTCTGGGCGTAGACCCTGATGCCCCGGAGGAATCCTCCGAGGCCCGAGAGCAGGCAAACGATCCTGACCACAGTAGCGCCGATACCGATGATGAGGACTCCCTCGCAGGAGAAGACGGGGACCATCCCCGCGAAGACCCTCTGACCCGGCCGGTCCGGTTGGCCATTCTTGGTCAGCCCAACACGGGGAAATCGAGTCTCCTGAATCGCCTGGTGGGCGAGGAACGGGCTCTGGTTTCGGATATCGCAGGAACAACCCGGGACACCGTGGAATCCCGGTTTTCCTACAAGGGAACGGAATTCAATGTGGTGGATACTGCAGGTATTCGCCGCAAATCCCGGGTCCGGGAGTCCGTGGAGTACTATGCGGTTCAACGTGCGCTCGCGGCCATAGACGATGCAGAGCTGGTGGTTCTTGTGATCGATGCCGTGAAGGGCTTGAGCGAGCAGGACAAAAAGATCGCCGCCCGGGTGGCAGAACGGGGTCGCGGAGTAGTGGTAATCCTGAACAAATGGGATCTCATGGAGGACCGTGAAAACGCCCTGAACGCCCTGACCGACCGGATTCATTTTCTCTTTCCTGTCTTTCGTCACGTGCCGATCCTTCCCACTTCCACCATTACCGGGGAGGGGGTCGGCAAGATGCTGGATATGCTCCTGCATGTCAGGGGAGAGCTCCATCGCCGGATCGATACGGGACCGCTCAACCAGGCCCTGAAACGATGGCTCGAGCAGACTCCTCCTCCCTCGGGCAAGCGGCCCATCAAGATTCGCTACATGACTCAGGTTCACGCAAACCCCGTGCGGTTTGTGCTTTTCACGAACCGGAAAAAACTGTTTCCCGAGTTTTATCTGCGTTATATTCAAAACCAGATACGTCAGGATTTTGGATTTCGGCATATTCCATTTTTTGTCGAATTGAGGGAGTGA
- a CDS encoding MerR family transcriptional regulator encodes MGVSGLLDKEGYTLQDVMPLVRVKPHVLRYWEQMLPLIRSGRDEGGHRVWTAGQLRMLLRVRHLVVERGVAVTAAGDALLREAAGDSAQVKAGLEGVRDALAATLLRLRNSSGPGEGLRPPALEGANPGDPSRVGVSLEQLIAQGVLPLPDDEKSGGGYPPLPVVSPAIPEREGVRLVYSHLFARGAPEAVARALAALVRYRLSQESRQEDPVPLVVAVPWGCQELYRQFFPEETFLLPVPPLRYRQRVCCAPTLAVLLAVASSRDLDLALRRWERETIHIWAADSPHSIPQDTLSPRARETSCGVVLGVRAAPSGYRLTESAAIHLEAWRPHLEKTLRCGRWVRRPPKKGPLPGEFSSFRLWLRDLSALEGAAVLVSAGRHPGVWRGSSWLEQVRLVWGEAPFSGFPGEVR; translated from the coding sequence GTGGGAGTCTCTGGCCTGCTCGACAAAGAGGGCTACACCTTGCAGGACGTGATGCCCTTGGTGCGGGTGAAGCCCCATGTGTTGCGCTACTGGGAGCAGATGCTCCCCCTGATCCGCTCCGGTCGTGATGAAGGGGGACACCGGGTCTGGACGGCAGGGCAACTCCGAATGCTTCTTCGTGTCCGCCACCTGGTGGTAGAGCGGGGCGTGGCAGTGACGGCTGCGGGCGACGCGCTCCTGCGGGAGGCTGCGGGCGATTCCGCCCAAGTCAAGGCCGGGCTCGAGGGAGTTCGTGATGCACTCGCGGCAACGCTCCTTCGTCTGCGCAACTCTTCCGGTCCCGGCGAGGGGCTTCGCCCTCCTGCCCTTGAGGGGGCCAATCCGGGAGATCCTTCCCGGGTCGGAGTATCCCTGGAGCAGTTGATTGCTCAAGGGGTGCTGCCTCTTCCCGATGACGAAAAGAGTGGAGGGGGCTATCCCCCTCTCCCTGTGGTGTCCCCGGCCATCCCTGAACGGGAAGGAGTTCGGCTCGTCTACAGTCATCTCTTCGCCAGGGGTGCCCCCGAGGCTGTCGCTCGAGCTTTGGCGGCCCTGGTGAGGTATCGTTTGAGCCAGGAATCCCGGCAGGAGGACCCGGTTCCTCTGGTCGTAGCTGTTCCCTGGGGATGCCAGGAGCTTTACCGACAGTTTTTTCCTGAAGAAACCTTTCTGTTGCCGGTTCCTCCCCTGCGCTATCGCCAGCGGGTCTGTTGTGCGCCCACCCTGGCGGTTCTTCTGGCGGTAGCCTCCTCTCGGGACCTGGACCTGGCGTTGCGGCGGTGGGAGCGGGAGACAATTCATATTTGGGCAGCCGATTCACCCCATTCGATACCGCAGGATACGCTCTCTCCCCGGGCGAGGGAGACCTCCTGCGGCGTGGTCCTGGGGGTCCGGGCTGCTCCCTCGGGCTATCGGCTAACAGAATCTGCAGCGATCCATCTTGAGGCCTGGAGGCCTCATCTGGAAAAAACCTTGCGCTGCGGTCGGTGGGTCCGTCGGCCCCCGAAGAAAGGCCCCCTGCCGGGAGAGTTTTCCTCGTTCCGGCTGTGGTTGCGGGATCTGTCGGCGCTCGAAGGGGCGGCTGTGCTGGTATCTGCCGGTCGGCACCCCGGGGTGTGGCGGGGGTCATCCTGGCTGGAGCAGGTGCGCCTGGTCTGGGGAGAGGCTCCCTTTTCCGGTTTTCCCGGGGAGGTGCGTTGA
- the rny gene encoding ribonuclease Y encodes MRLLLMLALPLAGGILGWTIRWLYARFQLSSAEQRAERLRKDAVKDAEARKTELILETRDDLQRERNEQEREIRERRSELQRVERRLLQKEENLDEKASAVERSQQELANRERKLDERDKTLMEQEIHWRNEMERVSGLTQEEARKLILSSLEDEVRHDAQGIAHKIEQEAILSADRQAREILISTVQRLASEVNTEVTVSSVSLPNDEMKGRIIGREGRNIRTLETLTGVDIIIDDTPEAVVVSCFDPIRKEIAKRSLERLVSDGRIHPTRIEEVVQKVTADMTQAIYEEGEKVLYELNIHHLKPEGVRGLGRLAFRTSYGQNVLAHSKEVAVLAGSLAAEVGADVEIARRGGALHDIGKGIETDGDSNHVELGVELAKRLGEDPRVINAIAAHHGDVPHNCIESVIVQVADAISASRPGARRETLDNYIKRLENLEEIADGFEGVDKSFAIQAGRELRIMVNHEKVSDQEAREIAKKIARQIEDQLRYPGRIKVTMIRETRIVEYAR; translated from the coding sequence ATGCGGCTTTTGTTGATGTTAGCCCTTCCTCTTGCAGGTGGGATTCTAGGTTGGACTATCCGCTGGCTTTACGCCAGGTTTCAGCTCTCGTCGGCAGAACAGAGAGCCGAGCGATTAAGAAAAGACGCGGTAAAGGACGCGGAAGCTCGGAAGACAGAGCTGATACTAGAAACACGAGATGACCTTCAGCGAGAGCGGAATGAACAGGAACGGGAAATTCGCGAACGACGGAGCGAGCTGCAACGTGTAGAACGGCGGCTTCTTCAGAAGGAAGAAAACCTGGATGAAAAGGCTTCGGCTGTGGAGAGATCCCAGCAGGAGCTGGCAAACCGCGAGAGGAAGTTGGACGAGCGTGATAAGACGCTCATGGAACAGGAAATTCATTGGCGTAACGAAATGGAGCGTGTCTCGGGTCTCACCCAGGAGGAGGCGCGCAAGCTGATTCTCTCCTCCCTCGAGGACGAGGTGCGCCATGATGCCCAGGGAATCGCCCACAAGATTGAGCAAGAGGCGATCCTCAGTGCTGATCGCCAGGCCCGGGAAATCCTTATTTCCACGGTGCAGCGCCTCGCCAGCGAGGTAAACACCGAGGTAACGGTTTCTTCGGTGAGCCTGCCGAACGACGAGATGAAGGGCCGGATCATCGGCCGGGAAGGGCGAAATATTCGCACCCTGGAGACCCTCACAGGCGTTGATATCATCATCGATGATACGCCCGAGGCGGTGGTTGTCTCCTGTTTTGATCCCATCCGGAAGGAGATCGCCAAGCGATCCCTGGAGCGGCTCGTTTCTGACGGGCGCATCCATCCCACGCGGATCGAGGAGGTGGTGCAGAAGGTTACGGCCGACATGACCCAGGCGATTTACGAGGAGGGGGAAAAAGTTCTCTACGAGCTGAATATCCACCACCTCAAGCCCGAGGGTGTGCGAGGTCTGGGCCGTCTGGCCTTCCGGACCAGTTATGGCCAGAATGTTCTTGCCCACAGCAAAGAGGTGGCCGTTCTGGCGGGCTCTCTTGCTGCCGAGGTTGGTGCCGATGTAGAGATAGCCCGCCGGGGTGGCGCGCTTCACGATATCGGTAAAGGGATCGAAACCGACGGTGACAGCAACCACGTGGAGCTGGGGGTGGAGCTGGCAAAACGCCTGGGAGAAGATCCCCGGGTGATTAACGCCATAGCTGCGCACCACGGCGATGTACCGCACAATTGCATTGAATCGGTGATTGTTCAGGTCGCCGACGCCATATCGGCTTCCCGGCCGGGGGCTCGTCGAGAGACCCTGGACAACTACATCAAGCGTCTTGAGAACCTGGAAGAGATCGCCGACGGTTTTGAGGGGGTGGATAAATCCTTCGCAATTCAGGCGGGACGGGAACTTCGGATCATGGTGAACCATGAGAAGGTAAGCGATCAGGAGGCTCGGGAGATCGCCAAGAAGATCGCCAGGCAGATCGAGGATCAGCTTCGGTACCCGGGGCGGATCAAGGTTACCATGATCCGTGAAACCCGGATCGTGGAATACGCTCGTTGA